GCTCTTGTGATGGTGGGCGCTACATCATCCCAACTCATACGTCCGTACACATCACGAAAGCCTTTAGGGTATCTTTTATGGCATGGAAGTTCGTATTCTTCTGGAAGTTCGCTGCGGTTCTTTTTGACCAGTGAAATCCTTTCTACTACTCGAGCACTTAAATTCTGACGAAGTCGATGAAGAGGTAGCTTGTGTTTCCCATCAGGTGATGGAAGGCCTTTGATTAGGTCCTTCACAAATACCTTGTTGTTGCCTTTCTCAGGTAGGCCCGCCTCACCGAAGCGTGTTGCAATAAGAATCATTCTCTTACGGCGCTGAGCTACTCCGTAATCCTGAGCGTCTAGCACGCCATCAGAGAACTTATACCCATACTTTTTTGAACCCAAGATACGCTTGAATTCTTCCAAACGCTCATCACGTAGAAGTCTAGGTACATTCTCAATAAGAATGACTTTGGGTAATAGTTCCTTAGCCAAGCGAGCTACATCAAAGATGAGTTCATTACGTGGATCATCCGCAACTTCCTTGTTCTTGGTCCTCATGGACGAGAATCCCTGGCATGGTGGACATGCGGCCAAGAGGTCAAGCTCCCCTACTTTCAGATTAAAATCTTTCTGTATTTGTGATCCCTCTAATTCTCTGATGTCTGGATAAATTTTCGTATCAGGGTGATTCTGAGAATAAGTATCTCGAGCCTCAGGACGGATTTCGGCACAGGCCAACATAGTGAAGCCTGCTTGTCTTAGACCTTCACTGAGACCTCCACATCCAGAAAATAAATCAATCGCCTTCCTCATATCTGTTTAACTATCCTCTTTCGGTACGCCCGTGTCTCAGGAACATGGGCTGGTTGACACCAACTCTAGTTGCGTGTGACCAATACCTACCAGAGATTCGTGAGATGATAAACTCTCTTATTCTTCCTATTATTATATGATCGGCAATCTGCTTAGTTCCTTCTGCATATGATAATCTGTGCAAGTTCTTTGCTCCAGTTTTAATCACATATTCATTTCCTTTGAACCGCAAGAAGGTGTAGCCATCCTTGTCGTCATAAGTGCCATGAGAACTGACTAGTTCTGCCTCTAAAAATAAAAGATGATCAGACCATGCGCAGTCGCAATTTTCAGATATACAAATGAAGATAGAAGGGTGAGGAGTTCTTCTGCCTTCAAAGGCTTGTTGCGCGGCGTTAGTGGTCATGATTGATCCGTGACTATACTTTTGATTAGGGCTAGGGTTACTTCTGATTTCAGCAAATTCAGAAAACATCAAATTAGCATTCCATAAGTCGTTGATTTTTTGATGTCCGTTTACCAAGTTAAAATTGGTCCTAATAGCATTAAGCATTCTCTTGTAGTCACTGATCCCTCTGACTTTGCCGCCTGACGGATTGAGCTTATTAGCATACTTAGCTAAATCTGAGTGTGGATTAGATAGATCTTCTGCTCCTTCCGGAGGTGTATAGTCTAGTGCATCAGTTCTCAATTGTGAGATCTCCGAGTTGAAGCCAGTCCTGAATTCGATATCCCAAGCGTCTAATTTGAGCAAGTCATCAGAGAGGCAATGAAGGGCATCCGGGTCAATTGTTTCTTTTAAATCCTCCAATAAGTTTTCACAAATTGCGTGCCTAACATCTTCTTGTGAATGGTGCTTTTCTGTGAGTACACCTAAGTCGGTGCCACAAGGTAACGCAGATAATAAAGAGGGGATATTTCGCTTGATTGCAGAGGAAAGCTCTATGGCCGCCCAGTGTAGGTAGTCTGGATAAACCACGGACAACTGGTTGAAAATTTCTTCGAGGAGCAGACGCCCTTTTTGAACTCGCTCATCATTATCTTCTCCATCAAAATCTTGCTTGTGCTTTAGGACTACATTTAATTGACCATTGGTGAACCAATCACCATTTCGCTCGAACTCAGGAAATTCACTTTTAAATTCTGAAGTGAGATTCTCTTTTCTAGACAGAATAACTAAAAAGCGGGCACCTCGAAGAGATGCTATTTCTTTAATGATTCTAACTGCTAGTTCAGGGCGGTCTTCGTAGCCCAAATGCCAATCAAGTATAATTATGTCAGCTTGAGTTGCTAAGTTAGAACATTGCTGTATATCGTTATCTATATCCTCTTCTTCTGAATAATCATCTTCTTCTAAGCTTCTAATAGACGGAAAACCTCTGAGGTGACAAATAATACCTTCGTCAGATATTGCTTTGGAGATAGGGTGATAGAATTCTCTGTACTGAAGTCTCAATGCAGGATCGTCTGACTCCGGGAGTATTTGGTCATCAATCCAGACAAGAGACTTACAAAACTCTTTGATAACTCGTTTTCTGATTACGGTATTTGAGGGCATATTAACTAGTCGTTATTTAAAAATGGAGTAATGGTAAAATTCGCGCCATCAAGGGCTCCCAGTTCAGGTTCTTGAGAGCAGGCGAGAATGAAGTCGGCGCCACGCAGTGCCTCTTTGGCAATGAACAGTCCTAAACCTCTTCCGTAAGGACGCCTAGAGAATCCTGGGTCAAAAATACGCTCTCTATCATTCTTTGTTATACCTGGTCCGTCATCGGATACTACAATAGTATTGCCAACCACTGAAAAGCGTATTCTTCCTTTGCTGTTACCTTTATTGGTCCAGTAGAGCGCATTAGTAAATAGATTGAAAATAGAACCGAGAATGACAGGGGTCTTGACTTTATGCAATTGCAGTTCACAGAATGCTGCGGTGAATTCTATTTTGCTGTGAATATCAGGTGTCAGCTTGGCATGGTGGAGGATAAAGTCTTTAATGCTTTTGCCAGATAGTGAAGATCTGTTAGGAGATCTTCTTCTGACAATAGGGTCAAACATACGTATTCTGTGATCTATAATTTCAAATGCATCAGCTAAAACTGCGAGAGTTTCTGCCTCTCCATTATGAAGTTTTCTTTTAAGCGATCTGATTGAGTTTCTGACCAAGCTGACTTGATTTTCATATTCGTGGGTTGCTGTCTCAAGAATCAGTCCAATCAGGGCAATCTCTGTCAGGTAGTCTAGGCGTTCTTGAAGTGATTCGATCTTCTTGGAAAGCTCGTTTAACAAAATACTCTTACTGGAGTTATCTGTAAGGTGCTCAAAGTCATTCACGAGTCGTCGTACACGAGGGAGTACGACTTCATCGTATGTATCTGTCTGGAGCTGAATTGCCTTTTCAAAAATTTTTGAGCTCTCTCCTGATTTGTCCCGAGCAATCTTCTCCAAGGTTAAACCGTCCAGCGCCTCATCTCTAATCCTATTGATAAAAGCTATTTCTTTATCCGCAAAATCTTGGATGTCACCCTCAATCGTTTTTGCCTTGGCAATAGCAGGTTGGAGTTCCTTATGTAAGCTATTGTGTATATAGCTTGATTTGCTGTTTAGCCTTTCTGATAGATTTTTGATGTTATCTTCTTCAGAGCGGGCTCTTTCTAATAAAGGAGCGAGTTGGGCTACTTGATTGGTGATTTCTTTCTTTAACCTATTAAGGATTCTCTCTCTAGTGCCGATGTAGGTATCGACATCATCGAGTATGTCTCCTTCTAGAATAGCGCCATCAGGTGGATCGCAAGGACTGTCACGAAGCTCATTTTCTAGTTCTCGTAACTTATCGATCGATTCCTCACAATCATCTATGTGTGTGCCTGCTACAGCATTTCTTTCAGCAGCAATGTGTTGTCTGCCTTTTCGTACCTGATCTTTTTCTCTTTGTTCAAATTCTTTAATCCAAGCTTTATAGATTTTGATGGATTTTAGATATTCTGCGGTTTCTTCAGCTAGTCTATTTTGAGCTGCTTCTCTGGCCTTCTTCTCTTTCCTTTCTTTTTTGTCCTTTCGATCAGACTTGCTGCCGAAATGTGAATCTGCTAGATCAGTAAATAAATCTTCCAACCACAGTCTTAGGCCTCTGCTGGCTCCATTTTTAACGAAGCCTTCACGTCCAGCTTTTTCCTTCAGGCCTGTTGCTGTCTTGTTAGGAATGAATACCCCGCCAAACATACGAACGGAGGAGAAATAATAACGGCCCGCGTTTTTGGCCCTCCTAGTTTCGAAGCCAGCAAAGTCGGAATCTATCGCCCCATAGGGTTGAATTCTGACATTGTCCATGTAGATCGAAAAGCCGCCAGCATGCTTCAATCTTGTCTCCATTTCGTTTCGTACTATTTCGGGGAGAAATGAGTCGGATTTTTGACCCTGAATATAGCCTATCTCAACTAAAAAATTGCCCGGCGAGTGATGGCTCTTTGGTAAGTTCTTTAACTGCTTTTGGTAAGGCGTTGTTTTTTTGTCATTGTAGTTCTTGAAGAACCCTTTGGCGAATCCGTCTTTGGATACTTCAATTTTAATATGATGGTCGCAAAGTTTGAAGTCATCAGGCTCCCAATAGCGATATGATTTATCCAGTGGTTTATCATTTAATGAAGGGTGGATTTGGAAAGATCTATCTTTTGTCTCGTGGAATGGGTTCCAGAATGTGGAGAAGGCATGGTAGGACTTTAGCCAGTCTGCAGTGCGATCTTCCCAAGATTTGATTTCATTATTGTCTTTTTCAAACAGTTCTTCGACATGTTCAGAGGGATTGAAGACAATAAAACTAGTGCCTGTTTCCCAGGGTAAATCGATCAACTGCCTTAAAGCTGTACAGTCAATATTGATGTCTTCTTGTAGCTCTTTTGAAAGATGTTTGTCTGGAGAAATATCCCATTCGGTATCTTTTAGGATTCCCTGAATAGCTGCGTTTTTCTGAAGGGTGGTGAATAGGTACTCGAAGTCAGACAGTGACGGGGATCCTTGTAGTTTCAATATTGGGACGGGGATGTCTTCGAAAAGTAAGTGAGGATGCTGAAATAAATTCCAGTGAACCAAGCACAAGGTGCCAACTTTATCTACCCCTTTTCCCCAGACCGTCCAGAGCAAGGTCATTCTTCCTAACAGGGCAATAGACAAGCGTCCAATTCCCTTCTCACCGTATTTTGGTTTATTGAGCCACTCTTTTTGTTCAGATGTGGCATGTTTTAGCCAATTATCAGAATCTTCTGAATCTGGTTGGAAGCGTGATTCCGTGGCGAGAACCAACCATTTATCTTTGACGTCACAGGGGCGCATACCAAGGCCGTTATCGCGGATTTGGAGGAGTTGGTTTTCTTCGTCAAAATTTACCCTGACATCAGTTGCTGCAGCATCTAGAGCGTTTTTGAACAACTCCCCCATAGCAGTTGGGGCGTCTGCAATTTGCTGTCTACCTAAAAGGTCAACAACACGTGCACGGCTACGAAAAGTGGCTGGTTCGGGCATAGTTAATGGGAAGTAAATGAGATTTATGTAGAAAAATAAACGCTACGCATGGCGTTATACATAAAATCGATTCCAGTGGTAGCATTTAGTGCGCATACCCCCTACCCATCCAGCGATCCTGTCAGGCGCATTTGGGTGAGGAGTTGTTGGCCGAAGAGGTAGAGGGGGCTGAGGGTGTCGCGTTTCTGGGTGAAGGCGGATTCGGGGGCGGTGTAGGTGAATTTGCCCTCGGGGGTGATGATGTGGAAGCTGGTGTAGCCGGGCTGGGGCAGCGGGCAGCTGTTGCTGGGCTGGCAGTGCTGCAGGGCGATGAAGGCGACGGCCTGGAATTCCTTGCCGGCGTGGCGGACCTTTTCGTGCTCGCCGAGGCCGAGTGTGAGGCGTCCGTTGGAGAGGTAGAGGCTGGCGGAGCCGTCGGCGGTGGAGACGATGCTGGCGACGCCCTGCGCCATGCTCAGCTCCATGATGACGGCGAGAACCGGCTGGTAGCCGAGCTCCGCCATATCCTCCGAAGTGAGCGAGAGTGCCATCTCCCTGAGATCCAGGTAGGTGGGGTCGAGCTGATAGGGGGTGTCCACTATTTTGTTATTGGTTAAGGGTGATTGGTTAAGGGGCGGGCTTGATGAAACCTTTCTAACCACAGATTACACAGATTGGAGCAGATTACTGGCTTGATGAAGCATTTCCACCACGAATAACACGAATCTCACGAATGTGGGCTAGATGAAACCCTGCTAGACGGAACCTCCGCGACCCGCGTTGGGGTCGTATTCTCTTTTTAAATCCTATTCCCGGGGTGGCGTTCCTTTTTGGTCGCTGACCCCGGGCTGGGTGACGGAACCCCGTTGGGGTTCTTTGCTGCGGCGTGGGTCGAGGAAGGGTAGGGGCTGTAGCAGGTAGGGAGTAGCGGGTAGCG
The sequence above is drawn from the Rubritalea squalenifaciens DSM 18772 genome and encodes:
- a CDS encoding response regulator receiver domain, producing the protein MPSNTVIRKRVIKEFCKSLVWIDDQILPESDDPALRLQYREFYHPISKAISDEGIICHLRGFPSIRSLEEDDYSEEEDIDNDIQQCSNLATQADIIILDWHLGYEDRPELAVRIIKEIASLRGARFLVILSRKENLTSEFKSEFPEFERNGDWFTNGQLNVVLKHKQDFDGEDNDERVQKGRLLLEEIFNQLSVVYPDYLHWAAIELSSAIKRNIPSLLSALPCGTDLGVLTEKHHSQEDVRHAICENLLEDLKETIDPDALHCLSDDLLKLDAWDIEFRTGFNSEISQLRTDALDYTPPEGAEDLSNPHSDLAKYANKLNPSGGKVRGISDYKRMLNAIRTNFNLVNGHQKINDLWNANLMFSEFAEIRSNPSPNQKYSHGSIMTTNAAQQAFEGRRTPHPSIFICISENCDCAWSDHLLFLEAELVSSHGTYDDKDGYTFLRFKGNEYVIKTGAKNLHRLSYAEGTKQIADHIIIGRIREFIISRISGRYWSHATRVGVNQPMFLRHGRTERG
- a CDS encoding ATP-binding protein, giving the protein MPEPATFRSRARVVDLLGRQQIADAPTAMGELFKNALDAAATDVRVNFDEENQLLQIRDNGLGMRPCDVKDKWLVLATESRFQPDSEDSDNWLKHATSEQKEWLNKPKYGEKGIGRLSIALLGRMTLLWTVWGKGVDKVGTLCLVHWNLFQHPHLLFEDIPVPILKLQGSPSLSDFEYLFTTLQKNAAIQGILKDTEWDISPDKHLSKELQEDINIDCTALRQLIDLPWETGTSFIVFNPSEHVEELFEKDNNEIKSWEDRTADWLKSYHAFSTFWNPFHETKDRSFQIHPSLNDKPLDKSYRYWEPDDFKLCDHHIKIEVSKDGFAKGFFKNYNDKKTTPYQKQLKNLPKSHHSPGNFLVEIGYIQGQKSDSFLPEIVRNEMETRLKHAGGFSIYMDNVRIQPYGAIDSDFAGFETRRAKNAGRYYFSSVRMFGGVFIPNKTATGLKEKAGREGFVKNGASRGLRLWLEDLFTDLADSHFGSKSDRKDKKERKEKKAREAAQNRLAEETAEYLKSIKIYKAWIKEFEQREKDQVRKGRQHIAAERNAVAGTHIDDCEESIDKLRELENELRDSPCDPPDGAILEGDILDDVDTYIGTRERILNRLKKEITNQVAQLAPLLERARSEEDNIKNLSERLNSKSSYIHNSLHKELQPAIAKAKTIEGDIQDFADKEIAFINRIRDEALDGLTLEKIARDKSGESSKIFEKAIQLQTDTYDEVVLPRVRRLVNDFEHLTDNSSKSILLNELSKKIESLQERLDYLTEIALIGLILETATHEYENQVSLVRNSIRSLKRKLHNGEAETLAVLADAFEIIDHRIRMFDPIVRRRSPNRSSLSGKSIKDFILHHAKLTPDIHSKIEFTAAFCELQLHKVKTPVILGSIFNLFTNALYWTNKGNSKGRIRFSVVGNTIVVSDDGPGITKNDRERIFDPGFSRRPYGRGLGLFIAKEALRGADFILACSQEPELGALDGANFTITPFLNND
- a CDS encoding DNA cytosine methyltransferase produces the protein MRKAIDLFSGCGGLSEGLRQAGFTMLACAEIRPEARDTYSQNHPDTKIYPDIRELEGSQIQKDFNLKVGELDLLAACPPCQGFSSMRTKNKEVADDPRNELIFDVARLAKELLPKVILIENVPRLLRDERLEEFKRILGSKKYGYKFSDGVLDAQDYGVAQRRKRMILIATRFGEAGLPEKGNNKVFVKDLIKGLPSPDGKHKLPLHRLRQNLSARVVERISLVKKNRSELPEEYELPCHKRYPKGFRDVYGRMSWDDVAPTITRASHNPSKGRFVHPSENRGITLYEAMLLQGFPKTYILPTTLGIGKISSMIGEALPPPLGKAQGEHIRQFLETQEANLS